The following proteins are encoded in a genomic region of Phragmites australis chromosome 9, lpPhrAust1.1, whole genome shotgun sequence:
- the LOC133929855 gene encoding predicted GPI-anchored protein 58, with the protein MGCCASKMCDEPPGAAGEATRRRSEARDPPPPPPEEEKVKEVLSETPKAKPRPRPKRVAASVGLEAGETAPKAKGGGARVNGGGRARRAVGVARSGDEKSTEAASESSAATTAVGPERSPAKAPVRRRGAVSGELARARRDRAPAAAAGRPGGGRASPSPPPPPRRRDPGEWPVRRSPSPAAKRPQDQRRAGTGAAASASSGTQRKPPVPARPCGRASPRRAHEAPAPPQPSPPAPPMQTPGPAHSAPPPLPLPPEDNATATATAAAARDGEGKESLDNPLVAMECFIFL; encoded by the coding sequence ATGGGCTGCTGCGCCAGCAAGATGTGCGACGAGCCGCCGGGCGCGGCGGGGGAAGCTACCCGGCGGCGGTCGGAGGCGCGtgacccgccgccgccgccgccggaggaggagaaggtcaAGGAAGTGCTCTCGGAGACCCCGAAGGCCAAGCCGAGGCCCAGGCCTAAGCGAGTAGCTGCGTCGGTGGGGCTAGAAGCAGGGGAGACGGCGCCCAAGGCGAAGGGCGGCGGTGCCAGGGTGAACGGTGGTGGTAGGGCACGTCGGGCGGTGGGAGTGGCGCGTTCCGGCGACGAGAAGTCGACGGAGGCGGCGTCCGAGTCGTCGGCCGCGACCACGGCGGTGGGCCCCGAGCGGTCCCCGGCGAAGGCGCCAGTCAGGAGGCGGGGAGCCGTGTCCGGCGAGCTCGCCCGCGCCAGGCGGGACcgggcccccgccgccgccgccgggcgccCTGGTGGCGGGCGCGCGTCCCcctcgcccccgccgccgccgcgtcggcgCGACCCCGGTGAGTGGCCAGTCCGTAGGTccccgtcgccggcggcgaagcGGCCGCAGGACCAGCGGCGCGCGGGCACGGGAGCTgctgcctccgcctcctccggcACACAGCGTAAGCCGCCTGTCCCGGCGAGACCGTGCGGCCGCgcgtcgccgcggcgcgcgcacGAGGCTCCTGCGCCTCCCCagccctcgccgccggcgccgccaatGCAGACACCCGGGCCTGCGCATTCTGCACCTCCACCGCTGCCACTGCCGCCAGAGGATaatgccaccgccaccgccaccgccgccgccgccagagACGGTGAAGGGAAGGAGTCCCTGGACAACCCCTTGGTGGCCATGGAATGCTTCATATTCCTGTAG
- the LOC133929174 gene encoding sulfite reductase [ferredoxin], chloroplastic-like has product MSAAVGGAEFHGFRGAAQLPRSRVLGRPLRVAPPAASPAGGGGGASAGSIRAVSAPLKKDASEVKRSKVEIIKEKSNFLRYPLNEELVSDAPNINESAIQLIKFHGSYQQSDRDVRGQKNYSFMLRTKNPCGKVSNQLYLAMDTLADEFGIGTLRLTTRQTFQLHGVLKKNLKTVLSTVIKNMGSTLGACGDLNRNVLAPAAPYVRKDILFAQQIAENIAALLTPQSGAYYDLWVDGEKIMSAEEPPEVTEARNDNSHGTNFPDSPEPIYGTQYLPRKFKIAVTVAGDNSVDILTNDIGVVVVSDDAGEPVGFNIYVGGGMGRTHRVETTFPRLADPLGYVPKEDILYAIKAIVVTQRENGRRDDRKYSRMKYLIDRWGIVKFRAEVEKYYGKKFESFRPLPEWQFNSYLGWQEQGDGKLFYGVHVDNGRVGGQAKKILRQIIEKYTLDVSITPNQNLILCGIDQAWREPITAALAQAGLLEPKDVDPLNLTSMACPALPLCPLAQTEAERGILPILKRIRAVFDKVGIKDYESVVVRITGCPNGCARPYMAELGFVGDGPKSYQIWLGGTPNQSTLAESFMNKVKLDDIEKVLEPLFSYWNNTRQEGESFGSFTNRMGFDKLKEVVNKWAESPSTA; this is encoded by the exons ATGTCGGCGGCGGTCGGGGGCGCGGAGTTCCACGGGTTCCGGGGCGCGGCGCAGCTCCCCAGGTCGCGGGTGCTCGGGAGGCCGCTCCGGGTGGCGCCGCCCGCGGCTTCCCcagcgggcggcggcgggggcgcgtCCGCGGGCAGCATACGCGCCGTCTCCGCG CCTCTGAAGAAGGATGCATCTGAAGTTAAGCGAAGCAAGGTTGAGATAATCAAGGAAAAGAGCAACTTTCTCCGGTACCCTTTGAATGAGGAGTTGGTCTCAGATGCCCCAAATATCAACGAGAGTGCTATCCAGTTGATTAAGTTTCATGGAAGCTATCAACAGTCTGATCGAGATGTTCGTGGGCAGAAGAATTACTCGTTTATGCTCCGAACAAAGAATCCTTGTGGGAAAGTTTCAAACCAGCTTTACTTGGCTATGGATACACTGGCTGATGAGTTTGGCATTGGAACACTCCGTTTGACCACCAGGCAAACATTCCAGCTGCATGGCGTTCTTAAGAAGAACTTGAAGACTGTTCTAAGCACTGTGATAAAGAATATGGGCTCAACATTGGGTGCTTGTGGAGATCTCAATAGGAATGTGCTTGCACCTGCTGCACCTTATGTCAGAAAAGATATTCTTTTTGCTCAACAAATAGCAGAGAACATTGCAGCACTTCTTACACCACAATCTGGAGCTTATTATGACTTGTGGGTGGATGGAGAGAAGATAATGTCAGCCGAAGAACCTCCCGAGGTCACAGAAGCCCGCAATGACAACTCACATGGAACAAACTTCCCTGACTCCCCTGAGCCAATCTACGGCACCCAGTATCTGCCGAGGAAGTTCAAGATTGCAGTTACTGTGGCTGGTGATAATTCTGTTGACATTCTGACCAATGACATCGGCGTTGTTGTTGTTTCAGATGATGCAGGAGAACCTGTTGGCTTTAACATTTAT GTTGGAGGTGGCATGGGAAGGACACACCGGGTGGAAACTACATTCCCTCGGCTGGCTGATCCACTAGGTTATGTTCCAAAAGAAGATATATTATATGCTATAAAGGCCATTGTTGTCACACAGAGGGAAAATGGAAGAAGGGATGATCGCAAGTATAGCAGGATGAAGTATTTGATTGACCGTTGGGGAATTGTCAAGTTTCGGGCTGAAGTTGAAAAATATTACGGGAAGAAGTTTGAAAGTTTCCGACCATTGCCAGAATGGCAGTTTAACAGCTACCTTGGCTGGCAGGAACAG GGTGATGGGAAATTATTCTATGGAGTTCATGTTGATAATGGTCGTGTTGGTGGgcaagcaaagaaaattctaCGCCAGATAATTGAGAAGTATACTCTGGATGTTAGTATTACCCCAAACCAAAATCTTATTTTATGTGGGATTGATCAGGCATGGAGAGAACCCATCACTGCAGCTCTTGCCCAAGCTGGCTTATTG GAACCAAAGGATGTGGACCCCCTGAATTTAACTTCCATGGCATGCCCTGCCTTGCCACTGTGCCCTTTGGCACAAACAGAGGCTGAACGAGGGATCCTGCCAATTCTTAAACGAATTAGAGCAGTTTTTGATAAG GTTGGTATCAAGGATTATGAGTCTGTAGTTGTGAGGATAACTGGATGCCCTAATGGGTGTGCTAGACCATATATGGCAGAGCTTGGTTTCGTTGGTGATGGCCCAAAAAGTTACCAG ATCTGGCTGGGTGGAACACCAAACCAAAGTACCCTAGCAGAATCGTTTATGAATAAAGTGAAGCTTGATGACATTGAGAAGGTTTTGGAACCACTGTTTTCCTATTGGAATAACACGCGACAGGAAGGTGAATCTTTTGGAAGCTTCACAAATCGCATG GGATTCGACAAATTGAAAGAGGTCGTGAACAAGTGGGCAGAGTCACCATCAACCGCTTGA